A stretch of DNA from Coccidioides posadasii str. Silveira chromosome 4, complete sequence:
GATTGTCGTTGTCGATATAATGTATCGCGAATTTCGGGAGTGGCAGCGTCGCCCACAAAACCCTCCTCGCTTAACCCTAGGGCTTCCGTTCTGGGTTTAGCGCATTGTTCCCAACTCCGCGCCAGTATTTCTTGCTGTAAAATCTtttttcttcatcatcttttcATCTCGACTTTTCACCGTGTCAAGGGAAAaaaatttaataataatCCCCTGCAACCCACGGTCTATCATGTTGCTTACTTGCTAACCGGTGAGTGTGTTTTTCTAATGCTCCTTCACTGCCTCCTTCCTCCAATGATGCGGTAATTTGCGGTTGAACCATCCGCTGTGAAGCTCTCGCCTGGGTTTCTCATACAGCGGTTAGATAATGATAGCCATTTCTTACATATTCTGAATACGGCCTTGCCTTGATATCTGCTCTTCTCGGATCCTTTTTTGTTCGAGTCTAATGACTGACTTGAACTTCAGTATTTAGGCTATTTGATCCAAACCATCCAATTTTCGCAGATTCGTTCTGTACTACCCCCAGAGGCAACTTGCATGCTCGACATCGTTGTTCTGTACCTGGGATTAGGAATGAGTGTCAAGCAATCCTTTTCTAGATCATGAATGAGAAGCTGCACTGCTCCTGTTACTGAAAAAGGTACATACGGCCTCCTCGTGTTTTCTATCTCCATCTTGTCCGTGATGACACCCAAACGCACTAGATAGTAGTTGATGCCTTCGGGTCATGATATCTCCTTTTTACACCAAGATCGCTGAGGACAAATGCACCTGATACCCATAGTTTTCATTTTTCATTGGCGAATTTGACGCTGACAATATCAACCAGACTTCTAGGGAACTGCTCTTTGATTTTAGATGTCTGAACAAGCCATGTCGGGTATGCTTTTTTCATCAGGCGTACCCGGACCCCATCTATGATTAGTTTGTAACTAATCATGCTTACAATTGGTTTTAATCCAATTTGAATTTCTTGATGCGCTTCAAACTTTCTGTATTCATGTGCCATTTTCCCCAACGAGATCCAGAGCAGCTTTCTATGCAGAATCCAGAGAAATACCAATTTTGATGTACGGAAATGATTAATGAGACGTATTCCACAACCTTTCGATCCTAGCTTACGACGGGGTCGCCGTCAGCTCTTGCCGAATGGCAACTTCGTACCCTGATGTCTCTATTCCTCCTGATATTCTTGAAGCAACCTCGTACGGGATTGTTTCACTACGACTTTCCAACTTGGATCTCCAGCAATTTATCATGCGCTATATTCACCGGCTGCCTATTCTATGGCTTCCGGGATATGCTCACACATTATCCCCCCTACTGCTCATTGTGCAATCCACGACCGCTACCCATGCTGGCGATGTCGATAAGGGCCGGAGCATGTCTACGTTGCCCAGACCGTATCCTATACCAACAATCTTGACTGTCCCAGTTTGTCTGAGGTAGCAAAAACAGGGTTTATATTAGACCTGATGTGTTCCCCTCTGCAGTATGTGCGCGGTATATCCCGTTCCCCTTTGTCACCATCCGTCCCCGTGACTTTGGCTTCTTGTTTGAGACAACACTTTAGCGCACCCACAAAGGTGCtcttcatatttctcataaaGTGACTGCGCGGATGTATCTCTCACTCTTCAACTGCTTTGCCTGCATCCTTTCCTGTTCTCGAATTCACCAACATTCAAGGTCAACATGTCGAGTCCGTTGAGCCTTCGGGCTCACGGCTCTTCCCAGCTCCCAATACTAGACACAATCGGTGTCGGTTCTTTAGTTGCCGCTACTATATGGACGCTTTCTGTGTTTTCTGCCCTAGTGTGGATTCTGCATAACATGCACATAAGGCCGATTCGTCTTTTAAACCTCCATGTCCTTTTCTGGTCTGTTATCATCCTTCATGGCTTTTGGCTCGTCAATGTGCTTGCCTATCCGCTGATGGGACCCATGTCCTGCGCAATGGAGTTCTGGTTGATGTCCCTGGTTCTACCGATCGGCGTCATGCTATATCAGTTTCATAACTTTGACGTCCTCGCGTTGATCATGGGTTACCGAACAAACACCGAAGATGATCCCTTGTACTACCAGGATCGTGGTTTCCGAGGGATACTTCGCCGTTGGGAGCGCTACTGGCTGGCTCCACCAGTAATTCGTGCAGCGGAGCTTGTCTTTTTACTTTTGATGATACTGTGGCAGGTATGTCGTTGCTCCACTGGGTATTCAGAGAGAAGAAGGCGTAGTGGTGCTGGGAATTCTGAAGCTTATATCTCGACAGTTCCCTATCTCTCTAGTGAACTATCTCACTTCCAACAAATTCCAAGAGCATGGACTCTGGTCATCTTTTGGCAACGAGCTCGAATGTCGCAGAGGATTGGAGTGGTAGATTTCAACAATATCTACCTCTGCTCTGAGTATTGCATGCTGACGTGAACTCAGGTTTCCAGCAATCTTTTGGCCAAGTGCCTGGGGCCTTATTGTACTCCCATGGGCTCTGTGCACACACCGGGGTTTGCCTGAGATTCAGTCATGGCGTCCTCAAACAATATGGTCCCTGTTGGCTGTGTAAGTGCTTTCTTCTGTTTGGACACCAAGATTAGCTATGGATATTTGCTTACAGCTCTGTATAGAATGTACAGTGTAGTGCTTTGGGTTGTTAAAGTTGCTGCTAGAAAACCCGACGCCAGTGAGCTTGACAGCTTCTGGGGATCAACACTATGGTGAGATTCCCCAGTCGGTGATGTTCCGAACCACTTTGCTATTTGCTAATCCATTGTCCTTTCAATTACAGGTTTCTTCCTCTCGTCACAGTCTTAGAAGCTGCAGCACTCTACTTGCCCCTCCAAACTATCTCCTACATGAGGAAGTTCCTACGCCTTTGTGCACAAAATCACACAGTTGTTGAGCCCCTTGAGACACCTCCACTATCACCAACATCACCCAGAGCAGATCTGAATGCAGTGATTGACGGAGACATGAGTGCTATTCTCTCGTTTGTTCTTACAAAAGATTATTCTGCAGAAAACATTCTCTTCCTACGCCATGTTCGCAACTGGAAAGCCAACTGGGAGCGTTTTTCAGCAGATCATGACAATCCTGAATCCCTCCGCCGCCACATGTTCACTCACGCTGTTGAAATTTACTCAACATATGTCAGCCTGCGCACCGCCAATTTCCCAGTCAACATCGAAGCGGCCATTTCATCCGCCCTTGACAATATTTTCTCCGAAGCCACACAGTTAAGCGCCTCTGGCGACTCTGGCAACCTGATCACTCCGTTTGATTTTGTTATCGACACCAGCCAGGGAAACAATAGCGAGCCGGCCATCCCGCTTCGAAATCTGGGTCGTCAGTCTTCCAGTTCCTCGCGGCCTAGGCGTGCCCCAAGCATGACAGAAAATGCTTCTAGTGAGATGGTTGAGCGGTACGTGAAAGTCATTCTAGCCGACCTTAAGAAGATAGAAGAGCGCCCATCGAGCATGCCCGAGGGATTCACCATTCCTGAAGCTTTTGATAAGGATGTATTCGAGGAGGCTGAGAGGTCCGTTATGAATCTGGTGTTGAGGGATACGTGGCCGAAGTTTCTGAGGTCTGAAGGGCGACACGAGGCTGGGAGAGCCACCGAGAGTGCATAGGGACTTTGAAGGATGAAATAAAGCAGGATTGAAAAGATCTGGAGATGTTGAGAAAGGTTATGCTATTATTTTAAAGATATCTTGTGGCTCTTCTGGTTTTTCTGGATATCAAAGTGAGTACACAAGCTCTAGGTACTAGTCCTTTCCAACCTTAAAGAAATGTTAAAAGCAAAGAATGTAAAGCATGAAAAGAGTGCCAATAAATGTATAAATTCAAGACTTCGACTTTTTTCCTTGAGCACCCCGCTaaaacaaaaggaaacatCTGTTAAATTCCCTTTCAACAAAATTCCCATCAACAGGCTTTTTTGCAGAGAGaccaaaacaaaaaattaTATATGTACATCACAAAGCAGGTATATCCATATCTATCGTATAGAAAAAattcttttttcctcttttcttttttttctgtcTTTATTGTTGTTTTGCTTAAACAGCTCTGTGCCCATTTTCATCATCAGATTTATCAAGGTCATCATTGTTGTCATCATTGTCATAATCATTGTCGTCTCCTCCGTGCCACCCATCTGCTTCTAGGTTTGGTGACCGAATTCCAAAACTGAGGAGGAAGCCGATAAATGCGATGCCTCCGAAAACCCCGAAGGCGAGCGCTTCTCCCTTTGGCTGCACTTTTGTCGCCACAGAGAAAAGGCTGCCAGATAAAAAGGGGCCTGCAGCCCGACCGGCGGCAGAGATAGTTTGAGCGAGGCCGTTGAGGGCTCCAAGGACGGAGTTGTCCGGCGCGGAGTTTGTAACCTGTGCGACGTTAGTACCCACGATGGTATTATCGGGGTTAAGGGGCAAGTGGATCGGGAATGGCATACCAGGAGTAAAGCGCTGGTTAGACCCCCGACCGCTGCGATGGTCTTCAGGAGCAAAATGAAGCAGAGCTCGATGCTTAGAAGGATACCGTCCTTGGAAAGTTTACCTTCGAGAGCAGTCTTGTCTTTATACCCGACAAAGGGCATTAGGGCAAAAGAAATGACAAAGCCAAAGAGGCCGGCGCGGTATGACCACCTATTGCCCATCTTGTCTCTCAGCTTCCCAAATATGCAGACTTGAAAGGCAATCGTGACGATGCCTGCAAATCCGAGAGATAACCCAATCTCCTGTGGTGTAAGCTCGCGGCCGGTGGGACGTGGGGCTTGAGCAAATATTGGATAGAGAGAGTTGTATGAGACGTTTGACAAGGCAAATATCAAGTATGTAAGAAGTAAGAGAAATACATCTCGGTTTAGCACTTCGTAGCTCGCGAGATCCTCACGATTCCCGCGCCGCTCGAAAAGGGGAACGGTGGGTGATTCGACATAATTGCGAGTACTAACGTCGCTATCGTAGCTTCGGCGACGCCTGGATGAGCTCCTACTTCTTAAGTAGGACGGTCTCGTCGAAGATGTAAATTGCCAGAGCCAGGTGAACAGATCACGGACCTTTTCCCCTATTTCAGGAAGACTGACAGCATCTTCAAGACTTTCTtccagaaagaaaaaggccatGATAAAATCGAAAACCAAGATCACCGCCGAAGCAATATTTGGACCAAGATAAGGGAACCTCTCATCCAGACGAGTATTCTGCGAAACCAGGAGACCACCAAGTATCGGCCCAGTAATTCCTCCAACTCCATAGATAACGGGTAGATAAGTAAAAGCACGCGACTGATTGCTGCGGTCGGTTATTTCACCAAGGCACGTCGAGACCACGCCCTGATTGCCATTGACCGCGCCCATCAGCACCTGCACAAGAATCGCCTGCCATAGTGTCTTGCAAAACCCGAATGCAACGAAGCAAGCCGCGGTGAGAATCGTACCCAGCAGGATAACGGGCTTGCGACCGATACAATCCGAGAACCAGCCCCAGAAATAATTGGTCACAAATTGCGCCAGGGCAAAGGACGACGCGATCGTCCCGACATACATGCCGACTTTGGAATGTTCAACGTCCGGAAACGAGGAGGCCATGTCGGGCAGGTAAGGGCTGATGGAATTGAGCGCTGTCTGCTCACAGAGAGCTATCAGCGCCAGGACGGCCATCTGCCTCACCGGTATGGGTGTGCCCGCGGAGGAGTTTTGGTCGCTGTCATTGTCGCTGTCGGTCCGGGAACCATCGATCAAAGGAGTAGAATCGCTAGACGGAGGGCGGCCGCGGGACGTCGGTGGCGGAGTCGCAAAAGTGTGATATCGCGGTGTAGAAGATTTGCGCCTGGGCACGGAAGGGCGAGCAGCCATTGCTACCGGGAGCTGCGAAGGCTGGGGGAACAGTAATGAATGACGCGTTTAAAATGCTAAGAGACACCGCGCATTCTGAGCAAAGAGGGAATAAGATGTCTACTACTTAAAGTGTGCTTGACGATGAGATCATTCCGGATATCCCCTCGACTCTATACTGTTAATTTCTTTCCACCCAATTGCacacacaaaaaaaaaaaaaaaaaaaaaagaaaaggaaagaaagaaaggcgATAGGCTAGGTGTAAGTCAAAGAATAAGTCATATTTCCAAATCCAATCTGTGCCGTCTCCCATGGGTCATGAATCAGTGGCGGCGATATCCCTTTTGCCCCgtgaaggaaaaaagagcCGTTGAAGGCGGATCCTCGCGCCAAGCCCTGAGCCATCCCTCGCCAAGCCAGCCCGGGACCAGCCAGGTCGATCAGGAGACGACAAGCAGAGCACAAGATGAAAAGCTGACGAAGAGGACCGGTTTGGTAAGTCTGTCCAGGAGTTACATTCCTATGCTACGGGTGCTATGCTCATTTCATCAACAGTCCAACCGCCCACGGAACGCTCAATCCCCTCAGATCCCCATAGTGCTGCCCAACTCCCAGGAAGACAATTGGAATGCCCGTCGCGTGCACCATACTGACCAGCGTGCCAACCATATCTCCTACAGTGTCGCATTTGCTGATGATAAACCCATCGAGACTCCTTCCGGTCCCAAATGCCTGATTGAAATTGCGCGCCTGCATCACACTGTCCGTGCCAACAAGTGCTTCCCCAACCATGAAGATCTTGTCTGGAGCAGCAAATTTTGCAAATTTCTCCAGGGAAGACATGAGACGCTGATCGTTGTGACGACGGCCGGCAGTGTCAATGAGGACAACGTCGAAATCATTACTTGCGGCATAGGCGACTGCATCTTTGGCGACATTCGCGGCATCTTTGCCGTAGCCCTTTTCGTAAAGCTCAATTTGTCCGACTTGTTCTCTCTCACTGAGCTCTTTCAAGTTCCGTGCATGGACGCGTAGCTGCTCCACAGCGCCGGAACGGAACGTATCGCAGGCCGCGATAAGGACCTTATAATTGTTTTGAAGCAGGAAGAAACAGATTTTGCTGAGGTTTGTCGACTTGCCAACGCCGTTGACGCCCACAATTGAGATTACATATGGGCGTCGAGCTTGCTGATTGTTGCGAGGAGACGTTACGGCATCGATCTCGCGGAGCAGGTCCAACGACGATGTCGGTGTGAGAATCTTGCGCAGAGAGGACTCCATCGCCGAGCGGAGTGCGGAATCGATGCTCTGGAAGCTCCCGGTCTTTTTCCCCACCAGCTCGTGCTCCACACCCTCACATAGGCGAAGAGCAGCTTCGCGCGCAACGTTCTTCTTCAGCAAATGGTCCTCCATTGCTTTGATAGGCTTTTCAAGGTCGGCCTTGGTCAACACCTTTCCACCGACCACGTTCCGGAATAAGCCGCTGATAGCTCCAAGACCGGAGCTAACCATGCCGCTGGGTGTGTTGGACTTGGCCTTCTCCTGATCTGCTTTCTGCAGTATAGAGTGAACTTCATCTCCCAAGTCTTTGAGGACGAACTGGCCCTTTGCAGTTTTAGTTCCGAATGAGCGAGGATCAACCTCTTCAACCTGAGGCATTGACTCCGTAGCATTAGTGTTGGTGGCTGAATAGTCAAGGACCTCCccatcatcctcctcagcGAGCCCGTCAATGCCCCattttctcatcttcttctgccCACCTTTGGTAGCTTTGCCTTTCTTGGGAGAATCACCATTCGGAGCAGTGTTCGCGGCCTTGCGCGCGCGTCTTGAAACGCGGCCCCCGGGCCCGATTTTTCCAGTTATAAGGTGGCTTGGAGCAGGGGATCCGGACCGAGAAGTCCCTGGGGACATAGATGGCGTACTATCCTTCGACGCCACCGGCGCCTGTGCAGCACGATGCTGCGCTGTTGATAAGTCAGAAACTGTACGACTGGCAGTTTAGTCGCGTTGTGTCGTAACGTACCAGGCAAAAGACCCGGAACTGGTGGCGGAGGTGGGCCTCCAGTGTCAGCGTGGGCTAACGagtctttcttttcttccacAATAATACGGGGCCCATCTTCGGTGGGCGCTCCAGCCGCATTCTCCAGCTCCTGGAGCTGCTGGTCGAAATATGGATCGAACGGGTACTCAACCACCCGGTGCTTAGATCCCTTCAGCTGTTCCTTATAAAGATCTATGAAAATAGTCTTAGTATTTTCAAGTAGCTCATCAATCCAACTTAGGTGTAAAAGAGACTGGTAAACGGCCTATACAACCTCCAAAGTTAGTTAAGTTGAGCGGGCAGAAGCTTAGCTCAAGGCGATCGTACCACAAAGAGCAATCCTAAATCCTTAGACCTGGTCCATCTTAGGgtatatttctctttcttgtATTGCTGGTGTGCTGTGCCCTCCGCGCCAGAGTCCGGCAAGTGAATCTTCTCTTCGATAAAGACGGTGCTGATAAGATCGTTGACAATATGTGCGCCGACCGGCGCATATGACCTTGACCAGAGAACAACACCTGAGGTCGTGATGATTTCAAACGAGTCCAACATTTTGGCTAGCCAAGTTACTTTCTGTCTACTTCCAGCTCCAGAGAAAGTCCTTGCGCGAGAACCAACAAGCACTACTAGGTGAGCGAGGAAAAAGCCAGACAGTTCTGTGCCATCATCACACCATCTCCGCGCACGGACCAGCTGGGGCCAACTCTCATCAAAAGCCAAACCAAACTGCATGCTGCGAGTTGGTCTGGACAGATCACCATCTCTGTTCGCCATCTTTCTCAACAGTGTACGTATAGAGTTATATATAAATCTACGTTGCTCCTCTCCGGCCAATCGGTACTTTCAGGTTCTTCTGACAATCTGATGTAATTATCTTGCCATCAACAGCTCTGAACCTCGCCCCGGCCCAAGAGCCAACTGCCCGTAAGCGAAGTCATTATGCACAGAACACCCTTCCAGGCTCCTCC
This window harbors:
- a CDS encoding uncharacterized protein (EggNog:ENOG410PHCQ~COG:G~TransMembrane:11 (i66-84o104-124i136-158o196-216i228-250o270-286i335-355o375-395i407-426o441-469i517-537o)~BUSCO:6407at33183), which encodes MAARPSVPRRKSSTPRYHTFATPPPTSRGRPPSSDSTPLIDGSRTDSDNDSDQNSSAGTPIPVRQMAVLALIALCEQTALNSISPYLPDMASSFPDVEHSKVGMYVGTIASSFALAQFVTNYFWGWFSDCIGRKPVILLGTILTAACFVAFGFCKTLWQAILVQVLMGAVNGNQGVVSTCLGEITDRSNQSRAFTYLPVIYGVGGITGPILGGLLVSQNTRLDERFPYLGPNIASAVILVFDFIMAFFFLEESLEDAVSLPEIGEKVRDLFTWLWQFTSSTRPSYLRSRSSSRRRRSYDSDVSTRNYVESPTVPLFERRGNREDLASYEVLNRDVFLLLLTYLIFALSNVSYNSLYPIFAQAPRPTGRELTPQEIGLSLGFAGIVTIAFQVCIFGKLRDKMGNRWSYRAGLFGFVISFALMPFVGYKDKTALEGKLSKDGILLSIELCFILLLKTIAAVGGLTSALLLVTNSAPDNSVLGALNGLAQTISAAGRAAGPFLSGSLFSVATKVQPKGEALAFGVFGGIAFIGFLLSFGIRSPNLEADGWHGGDDNDYDNDDNNDDLDKSDDENGHRAV
- a CDS encoding uncharacterized protein (EggNog:ENOG410PMIB~TransMembrane:7 (o20-43i55-78o90-109i144-167o201-220i232-252o272-290i)); this translates as MSSPLSLRAHGSSQLPILDTIGVGSLVAATIWTLSVFSALVWILHNMHIRPIRLLNLHVLFWSVIILHGFWLVNVLAYPLMGPMSCAMEFWLMSLVLPIGVMLYQFHNFDVLALIMGYRTNTEDDPLYYQDRGFRGILRRWERYWLAPPVIRAAELVFLLLMILWQFPISLVNYLTSNKFQEHGLWSSFGNELECRRGLEWFPAIFWPSAWGLIVLPWALCTHRGLPEIQSWRPQTIWSLLAVMYSVVLWVVKVAARKPDASELDSFWGSTLWFLPLVTVLEAAALYLPLQTISYMRKFLRLCAQNHTVVEPLETPPLSPTSPRADLNAVIDGDMSAILSFVLTKDYSAENILFLRHVRNWKANWERFSADHDNPESLRRHMFTHAVEIYSTYVSLRTANFPVNIEAAISSALDNIFSEATQLSASGDSGNLITPFDFVIDTSQGNNSEPAIPLRNLGRQSSSSSRPRRAPSMTENASSEMVERYVKVILADLKKIEERPSSMPEGFTIPEAFDKDVFEEAERSVMNLVLRDTWPKFLRSEGRHEAGRATESA
- a CDS encoding uncharacterized protein (BUSCO:234698at4751~EggNog:ENOG410PFWV~COG:U~BUSCO:4063at33183), yielding MQFGLAFDESWPQLVRARRWCDDGTELSGFFLAHLVVLVGSRARTFSGAGSRQKVTWLAKMLDSFEIITTSGVVLWSRSYAPVGAHIVNDLISTVFIEEKIHLPDSGAEGTAHQQYKKEKYTLRWTRSKDLGLLFVAVYQSLLHLSWIDELLENTKTIFIDLYKEQLKGSKHRVVEYPFDPYFDQQLQELENAAGAPTEDGPRIIVEEKKDSLAHADTGGPPPPPVPGLLPAQHRAAQAPVASKDSTPSMSPGTSRSGSPAPSHLITGKIGPGGRVSRRARKAANTAPNGDSPKKGKATKGGQKKMRKWGIDGLAEEDDGEVLDYSATNTNATESMPQVEEVDPRSFGTKTAKGQFVLKDLGDEVHSILQKADQEKAKSNTPSGMVSSGLGAISGLFRNVVGGKVLTKADLEKPIKAMEDHLLKKNVAREAALRLCEGVEHELVGKKTGSFQSIDSALRSAMESSLRKILTPTSSLDLLREIDAVTSPRNNQQARRPYVISIVGVNGVGKSTNLSKICFFLLQNNYKVLIAACDTFRSGAVEQLRVHARNLKELSEREQVGQIELYEKGYGKDAANVAKDAVAYAASNDFDVVLIDTAGRRHNDQRLMSSLEKFAKFAAPDKIFMVGEALVGTDSVMQARNFNQAFGTGRSLDGFIISKCDTVGDMVGTLVSMVHATGIPIVFLGVGQHYGDLRGLSVPWAVGLLMK